The Afifella aestuarii DNA segment CATTCCATGGCGCAACGCCACCCAAAACGTGAGCGAACTCACATAGGCCGCCACGACAGCCGCGTAGGGGGCTCGCGTCGAGATCACGGCGAGCGCGATGCAGAAGAGGCTGTTAAGGGTGAGCGCGAGCACCACCTGATCGTGCTTCCAGCCCCGCCGCACGGCCTTCTGGTAGGCATGTTCGCTATGGGCGAGCCAGATGCGCTCGCCACGGCGCGCGCGAATGAGAAGGGTGAGGCCGGTGTCGGTGAGATAATAGGCCGGCAGAATGAGGGCGGCGGCAATCTCTTCCTTAAGAGCGAGCGCGACCAGAAGAGAGCCGACACAAAAGCCCACGAAAACGCTGCCGGCATCGCCCAGAAAAATTCGCGCCGGGTGCCAGTTGTGGAGGAGAAAGCCGAGGCTCGCCGCGATGAGAAGGCAGGGCAGGAGCGGCAGGTCGCCCAAGGGAGTGGCGACAAGCAGAACGCCGATCGCGATCGCAATCGTCGTCACGCCGGTGATGCCGTCGATGCCGTCCATGAAGTTGTAGGCATTGACGAAGCCGAGCAGGAAGAACCACAGGACGAAGCGCTCGACCAAAAAAGGCAGGGCAGGGCTGAGGTTCACCGACAGTGGCAGGGACGCGACGGCCAACGCCACGAGGCCTGCCTGGGCAATGAAGCGCGTGGCAGCCCTCAGGCCGACGAGATCGTCGAAGGCGGAGACGAGTGCAAGCGCCACGGCGATCGCGAGGAATGAAACCTCTCTTGCTGACGGCAGGCCGGCCGGGATCCCAAGCACGAGGCCGATGGCGAGGCAGAGCGCGATGACCGGCACGAGCGCAAACCCGGCGCCGCGGGGGACGGGTGTTTCATGATTGCGACGTGCGTCCGGCAAATCGAGAAGCGCGCGGCGGGTGAGGACGGGGATGAGGTTGCGAATGCCGACCCACGTGACAGCGAAGGCTGCAAGCGACAGCCACAAGGCGTTGAGCTGATCCATCACGCGGCTCAGCCGGGGGCTCTGTCCATCAAAGAGCGCACATTGTTGGTCGGTCGGGCGCAGAGCTCAGTGATGCCGCTGCGCAAGAGGCCGACGCAGGCGGCATTGTCGCCGTGCATCGCGGCCGTGTGGAGATCAGTCAAATAGACGTCGAGGCGCTCGGGCAGGATCGCGGGCGCGCTGGCGAGCAAGACACCCGCGACGGGCGTATGCGTGACCGTCTCGTTCTCGCTGACGAGATCTTCATGCAGCTTCTCGCCCGGGCGCAGGCCGGTGAACACCACCGGCACATCAACGTCCGGCTTCCGTCCGGCAAGACGAATGAGATTTCGGGCCAGATCGGCGATGCGTACAGGTTCGCCCATGTCGAGGAGGTAGATCTTGCCGCCGCCTTCGGGATGGGCGACGCCATAGGCCGACGCCTGCAGAACGAGCTGTGCCGCTTCGCTCGGCGTCATGAAATAGCGCGTGACATCGGCATGGGTGACCGTCAAAGGCCCGCCGTTCTTGAGCTGCTCTTCGAAGAGCGGCAGGACGGAGCCCCGCGAGCCCAGAACGTTGCCGAAGCGCACGATCATGAAGCGGGTGCCTTTCTGCTCGCGGTCGAGCTTCTGGCAGTAGCGTTCGGCAAGTCCCTTGGTCAGACCGAGGACGTTCTTGGCGTTGGCGGCCTTGTCGGTCGAGATCATGATGAAGGCGCTGGCGCCGGATGCGCAGGCGGCGTCGGCGACGTTCTTGGTGCCGAAGACGTTGGAAAGAACCGCCTCGACGGGGTTTCTCTCCACGATCGGCACGTGCTTCAGCGCCGCGGCGTGGAAGACGAGTTCCGGCCGTTCGCGCATGAACAGCGCCTTCAGTGCTTCGCGGTCGCGGATGTCGCAGAGGATCGGCACCACCTGCGCCTGGATGCTCGGATTTTTCCGGATACGGCGATCGATCTCATAGAGATTGTGCTCGCTGTTCTCCAGCAGGATGAGGCGTGAAGCACCGAAGCGCACGACCTGCTTGACGATTTCGGAGCCGACCGAACCACCGGCACCCGTGATGAGGACGCTGCGCCCGGCGATCAGGCGGTTGATGCCTTCCTCGTCGAGCACCACGGGCTGGCGGCCGAGCAGGTCTTCGATCTTGACCGCTTCGGGCTCCACGTTCTGCTGCGAGGCCTGCAGATCCTGAATGTTCGGCAGCCGGTTCACGGTCAGCCCAACCTGCGAGGCGGCATCGACCAGCTCGTTCAGGACATCGCGCGGCGTGTTCACACGCGCGACAATGATCTGGGTCGGCGGCGTCGACGTGCGCCTCAGCTGCGTCACCTGCCGCGCCATGCCCTCGATCGTGCTCAAGACCGGAACGCCGTGAAGCTGGCGCCCGACGTGTCTCGGGTTCGTTTCGATGATGCCGACGATGAGAAAGCGCGATTTGCGGTCGCGTTTGACGGCGCGGATGAAGACATCGGCCTCGTCATTGAAGCCGAAAAGCAGCACCGGCTCGAGCGGGTTGCGCGGATCGTGGCTGGAGCGGCCGATGAGGCTGTCGCGATAAAGCCGGTAGGCCATACGCGGCGCGCCCAGCATGACGGTCAGAAC contains these protein-coding regions:
- a CDS encoding MraY family glycosyltransferase, coding for MDQLNALWLSLAAFAVTWVGIRNLIPVLTRRALLDLPDARRNHETPVPRGAGFALVPVIALCLAIGLVLGIPAGLPSAREVSFLAIAVALALVSAFDDLVGLRAATRFIAQAGLVALAVASLPLSVNLSPALPFLVERFVLWFFLLGFVNAYNFMDGIDGITGVTTIAIAIGVLLVATPLGDLPLLPCLLIAASLGFLLHNWHPARIFLGDAGSVFVGFCVGSLLVALALKEEIAAALILPAYYLTDTGLTLLIRARRGERIWLAHSEHAYQKAVRRGWKHDQVVLALTLNSLFCIALAVISTRAPYAAVVAAYVSSLTFWVALRHGMVDALAFRLSAKRK
- a CDS encoding polysaccharide biosynthesis protein — its product is MIDQVVRRISRRMRSWIIYGYDFSAAAISLGLSYYLRTGTEPTFAPGEVVSLIGIFTLVCVLVFPIFRLHSGSWRYASVRDIYAISKAVTASIFIFLLVIFLIQRGGALPRSVLVIEWFVLTVMLGAPRMAYRLYRDSLIGRSSHDPRNPLEPVLLFGFNDEADVFIRAVKRDRKSRFLIVGIIETNPRHVGRQLHGVPVLSTIEGMARQVTQLRRTSTPPTQIIVARVNTPRDVLNELVDAASQVGLTVNRLPNIQDLQASQQNVEPEAVKIEDLLGRQPVVLDEEGINRLIAGRSVLITGAGGSVGSEIVKQVVRFGASRLILLENSEHNLYEIDRRIRKNPSIQAQVVPILCDIRDREALKALFMRERPELVFHAAALKHVPIVERNPVEAVLSNVFGTKNVADAACASGASAFIMISTDKAANAKNVLGLTKGLAERYCQKLDREQKGTRFMIVRFGNVLGSRGSVLPLFEEQLKNGGPLTVTHADVTRYFMTPSEAAQLVLQASAYGVAHPEGGGKIYLLDMGEPVRIADLARNLIRLAGRKPDVDVPVVFTGLRPGEKLHEDLVSENETVTHTPVAGVLLASAPAILPERLDVYLTDLHTAAMHGDNAACVGLLRSGITELCARPTNNVRSLMDRAPG